tgtgaataATCCACATATAAGCCAATGAGGTTTATTAGATGTGAAACAGCATTTCACGTTTATTTATGAAATTCGTATATATGCTTATGTGGTTTTTGGATTTTTCACATGCGACAAAAAGTCacatgaagaagaaaacatgtatttcagatgtttttgtGAGGAAGTGTCTGACTTTATAGAGTCTAATTTGGAATTAGGGAGTTATTCTCTGTTACAGCTACATCTtcttatttaagttaaaattgactgattttacttttaaatgtccaAAATAAAGAAGAGCCCAAGCTTAGTTGGGCCATCTGAGGCACAGGAGTATTAAATGCTTCTTGAAACCGTTGGTTCGATCGGACATTAAAAGTTAACTGAGAAACTCATCTGTTATTTTCATGAGGTACGTGGTGACATGACTGATCAGTGTGGCCTTGTCCTTGCAGGGAGACTCTGGGGGGCCTTTGGTGTGTGGGGGGCGTGTCTATGGTGTGGTCTCCTGGGGCAACGGCTGCGGTGATGCTAAGTTTCCAGGAGTTTACACAGCTGTGTCCAAATTCCGCCGATGGATTGACCAAACCATCTACCGGTCATACCTACGCTGTACCAAATACTGATGAAGATAATGATTAACCTAAGATGATGAACATAGCCATTCATGTCATAAAAACAGTCTTACCACTGAAAAATGTTTGTGCTGGCATGGACCAAAGGTGGTTCTGTGGAAAATGTGAACAGCTTCCTCTGAACCAGTGCTCTGATTATTCCAATAATGTTTTCAATACCAATATAATGGTGATGCATCTCGTATTCTCAAATGATCCATCTGTGAACATAGGTCTCTACCACCTACAGCCATTGTTGGATGTGTATGTAATTTCACTGATGTGAAGTTGatatcttgtaaaaaaaaaaaaaaaaaaaaaaaaaagaaaaataataatacagagTTGAGTGATCAATGTCTacagtccttttttttttaactctgagTGTAATTTTTGCACACATATGTTCAGTTAAACAATTATTTTGGGGGGAATTTGTGCATCAGGGCAAGTTACTTACATGAACACAAATGTCTGCCAAAGTTAGAACACTTTACAATACGGTATACAAAACTGTGAGTAGTTACTAAAGAACAAGTAAGGAATGAATCAGGGACAACCTGATAATTGTTAATAAGTAGTTAGAATAACTCCCAGTGGAAGACTATATAGCAGATAATGATTACTAGAGAACTGACTGGGAGATACTATAATAATGAAGCATCAGATGACTACTTCATAAAAATCTGTGAATCGACATACTGACCTCTTCCTTCATGGGTCTGAGTATCTCTGGACCAGCTGCCGAGCAGCACaaaacacagttttgttttaaaaaaaatataaagtttgCATGTCTGATGCTCGGATGATGGCAAGTTTGTTAAGACTCactaatgaatttaaaaaatcaatacAGAAACCAATTCAGATGATATAATCACATGCTGGGAAACAATATTTGTGGAAATGAAAGAGTTGCTCTTGAGATGTTCTGATTTGAAAGGTGAGACCCTGACAAAATCATGCATTCTGTAAGTCCATGGAGAGTAGGTGTGTCATGACTACACCTCCTCTATGAATAGTTGACGGCATATCAAAGCTCTACTGCAGGCTCGGATATCACCTTTAATGACAATGTCCCTGTAATGACAGTTGGTTCCTCTGAGAAAGGGTAATATGTCAAGATTTAATACCTGTCCAATCTTCCACGTCCTTTACTGTATATCTGTTTTGTAAGTTCCCTTTGTGCAGCTGTTCTAGACAGATTTATGTATGCAGTGCAGACAGTGGGTAGTAAACCCAAGGAGATTTTAACCTAAAGACAGTCCCAGGGGACTGGACCGGTTTTCAGTCTTGTAACTTTACACCTAGTGTgatgacaaaaaaacaccaaaatgctCTCAAACTGGATCCTATTACATTTGAGAACATCATCAATATGTCTTTTATGAATCAGTATCTTATCAATGAAAATGTGTCTAGGGAGGTAATATTAGGAGTACTGGAATATATatcatctgtttgtcttttgtactttttgtgtgtgtgttgttttatttgggAAGCCTAAAAATCCAACTGTGTTTCTTAACATCTCAATATGATGTTTCACGAAGTTATCTGGATAATTTATCCAGTAAAACCTGGAATATCACCAAATCTGGAACATGGATtcgccccccccctccccccttttcattttctttttttttttttttttttactcttttgtgTTTTAGACAGCAAATGTCCAGATAGTTTTATACAACTGCTTCCTGGAGCTGGTCCCTGATCATCTTCAACCTCCGTACAACCCCTTCATGTTGATATTATAGTTCTCTACAAAAGTGTGGTTAAAGCACAGGCCCTCAGTATTGCGCCAAGGGGGCCAAACGCCGCGTCAGCCTATGGACAAGCTGTCATCCTCTGATGAGGGCTGTTTTGGTGGACACTCTTCCTACGACCAAATAAATCGCTTTATGTGTAATTTTGTAAAAACAGGTTGGGagattttacatttctgtctgGTCGCGTAGCCTGGCTTGGCGCGTAAACGACATTTTCCCAAAGTAGgctactgtaggcctatttgGTTCACATTTAAGTGCCGTCTTTGAATATAAAATCGCCATTTGTTAGATTGCATCTACATCCCGGTGAGTGGAACATTGGCACACTACGAGTTCAACTGGAAGCTTCTCTGGGCTGCACCAGAAAAGCCCCGTACAGCTCCCTCGCCAGGTCTCCCCGGGATCCGTGTTTTGCATCGCTCCTCAATTTGCATTTCTTCCTCAGATTTTCCGTACGACGGGTTCAGCCGCTCGAAACCAGCGGACGCTCCGCGGCTCTGTTGTATGTGCGCCTCCATTTCCAAAGCAATACGCACGGAGAAGAGACCTCTGGAAATTTTGAATAATGTTGCCGAAGCTCCACGACCGGGGAAACTGAGGACATTTTGATTCACTGTTATTTCTGTTGCGCACCTACGGAGACAGACACGTGTCTTCGGGGTAAACAGAAAGGGCTAGATCGTGTCAGCAGATAGCATTGTTTTTTACCCCCTTTTGTTTGTTATAGACAGCTGAGTGCAAGCTTGGCGACGAGCTATACATTTCAGTTTGTGCGCCTTGGTGATAAAGACGCATTTGGAGATGTCGGAAGTGCTACCTTTCAACGAAGAAAAAATGAGTCATTATGGAAATGAGGGCGACGAGGGACACCTTTCCTTCACCTGTCGTCTTCAAGACACCAACAACTTCTTCAGTGGCTCACAGAATAAACGTCCGCCGAAACTCGGACAAATAGGCAGGAGCAAACGGGGTAATTATATAATTAAGGCGTTTTCGTTTGCATGGTGATGTGTTGAATGCGCACATAGATTACTGGTGGACCATAATTAAGGATGTCTGTGTGAGCGAGATAGGAAACACCTTTGCCTTGACTTTATTAGAGTGTAAGATCAGAGACATTATCTAGCCCTTTGTTTGCATGCATGTGGTATGTATGGGCTTTTGAATATTGCATTCGCATTGCAACACAAGTTGGATGCGCAGTGCTGTTAAATGCCTTCTGAATGCTGCTCAACAGAGTTGTGCTGAATGTCCTCTCCCCAATGAATGATTGagatttatatactgtataataatgattttgtttgtgtttttgctttcctGATGAAAGCCATGAGATGGTCCTTGAGGCACATAcatgcacagacagacacacagttgCACATAAAGTAGTGCACAGACACAACATGGACAAACAGGCAGCTGTGTAAGAATTGCCTCTGTAGGTGCACCGCAAGAAGAAAGGCAGACATTCAGACATCCACATTTACAGAtgtgcatcacacacacacagacacactctgtCACGCTCATGgttatatttctctttttgcacaCTCTCCCATGCATTCACACATCACTTCTGCTCATAGAAGGCAGTGCTAATGGTTCTGGGCTTTAATGCCCCCCTGTCAGTTGTGGTGAATTTTCAAGACGCCACACCGAGATGAGCCCCCCTCATTaactctctctcccctgtcATCCACAGTTGTGATTGAGGATGAGAATGGCGACGACGAAGCGCTGAAAAATGGAACAGAGAAGACCCCGGCAGAGGCTTAGAGCACTCGGCTCACCACCCCCCAAAAGACACTCTTGAAATTTTTTATGGCGATATTTACCAGTTTTAATCCAAAGACACTGTATATAAGCACTTTCTCTCATGTGGCAGCAAGCAACACTTCCACGCCCTCCTCTCCCAGTCAGTCATGGCCATCTGggtgacacacactggcagggGCGGGAGATGGCAGCGAAGGAGACCCCCAGGTGgaccaccccccccccacccccccgaaacacacacacacacaaacacaccctcaACAACAGGGTTTCGCCATAAATCCAAAAGCAGGAGAAGACAACAAGAGGGGGGGAACAAGGTGGAGGAAGGAGGCGACGCTGTCGAAATGCAGAAATCAGGGACAGGATACAGAAATAAATCTGATATAAAAACTAAAGCACACACTTCTCCTATATCTTATCAATCAAAACTATGGTACCATTCTTTCTGCTCTTCATTTTGATCGAGGGCAAATGAAGAACAGAGTTTGTAAATATGGAAAGGGTAGCCCAtattttcttgcacaaagtggGAAGCGGTAAACTGGTTTGTTCTGTGTGTTGAAGACTTTATTTATTGATCCTTTGGAATATGTCTTTTGCAGTGACTGCAGGGAGTGTTTTTTTGTATGTCGAGGAAACTTTGAGTGAACGAGAGTGACATTTTTTTCACTTAACAAATTCTCGATGTTGCCT
Above is a genomic segment from Micropterus dolomieu isolate WLL.071019.BEF.003 ecotype Adirondacks linkage group LG18, ASM2129224v1, whole genome shotgun sequence containing:
- the camk2n1 gene encoding calcium/calmodulin-dependent protein kinase II inhibitor 2-like, which translates into the protein MSEVLPFNEEKMSHYGNEGDEGHLSFTCRLQDTNNFFSGSQNKRPPKLGQIGRSKRVVIEDENGDDEALKNGTEKTPAEA